One window of the Trifolium pratense cultivar HEN17-A07 linkage group LG2, ARS_RC_1.1, whole genome shotgun sequence genome contains the following:
- the LOC123909537 gene encoding pentatricopeptide repeat-containing protein At2g22410, mitochondrial-like, translating into MYSILKLKPARATSCVFCIASIHTQTQISKTILQELKSPIHQTLHCLVDQCFSLRQLKLVHAQIILHGLTTQVLTLGKLVSSSVQLGDLRYAHQLFDQIPQPNKFMYNHLIKGYSNSNDPTMSLLLYRQMLCAGLLPNQFTIPFVLKACAAKSCYWVGVSVHAQSFKLGMGSHACVQNAILTVYVACGLILSARKVFDDISERTLVSWNSMIAGYSKMGWSEEVVFLFREMQQLGLEPDVFTLVGLLSVSSKHGNLELGRFVHLYIVVTGIEIDSIVTNALVDMYAKCGHLKYARRVFDQMLDKDVVSWTCMINAYANHGLIDCALEFFYQMPGKNVVSWNSIIWCHVQEGLYTEAVELFYKMCVSGVMPNDATLVAILSSCSHMGDLALGKQFHNYICDNNITPSVMLCNAIIDMYAKCGALQIAMDVFFGMPEKNVVSWNVIIGALALHGYGKEAIEMFEKMQASGVCPDAITFTGLLSACSHSGLVDMGQHYFGMMVSTFRISPDVEHYSCMVDLLGRRGLLGEAISLIQKMPIKPDVVVWSALLGACRIYGNLTIGKQIMKQLLELGRYDSGLYVLLSNMYSESQRWDDMKNIRKILDKNGIKKCRAISFIEIDGCCYQFMVDDKRNGASTNIYSMLDQLMDHLKSVGYPCKHSDIEGIYCSYI; encoded by the coding sequence ATGTACTCCATTTTGAAACTAAAACCAGCAAGAGCTACTTCCTGTGTGTTTTGCATTGCTTCCatacacacacaaacacaaatCAGCAAAACCATTTTGCAAGAGTTGAAATCCCCAATTCATCAAACCCTTCACTGTCTTGTGGACCAATGTTTCTCCCTAAGACAGCTCAAACTTGTCCATGCACAAATCATCCTCCATGGACTCACCACTCAAGTTCTAACATTAGGTAAATTAGTCTCCTCTAGTGTTCAACTCGGAGATCTTCGTTACGCACACCAACTGTTTGATCAAATTCCTCAACCAAATAAATTCATGTATAACCATTTAATAAAGGGTTATTCTAATTCTAATGACCCAACTATGTCTTTGTTACTCTACCGCCAAATGCTGTGTGCTGGTCTTTTACCAAACCAGTTCACTATCCCTTTTGTTCTTAAAGCTTGTGCTGCTAAATCATGTTATTGGGTAGGTGTTAGTGTTCATGCTCAGTCTTTTAAGCTTGGAATGGGGTCTCATGCTTGTGTTCAAAATGCAATCTTGACTGTTTATGTTGCTTGTGGTTTGATATTAAGTGCGAGGAAAGTGTTTGATGATATTTCTGAAAGGACATTGGTTTCATGGAATTCAATGATTGCGGGGTATTCTAAAATGGGTTGGTCCGAAGAAGTCGTTTTTTTGTTTCGGGAAATGCAACAACTTGGTTTGGAGCCTGATGTGTTTACCTTGGTTGGCTTGCTTTCTGTTTCGTCAAAACATGGTAATTTGGAGTTGGGAAGGTTTGTGCACCTTTATATCGTTGTCACAGGAATTGAAATTGATTCGATTGTCACCAATGCCCTTGTTGATATGTATGCCAAGTGCGGGCATTTGAAATATGCTAGAAGAGTTTTTGATCAAATGCTTGATAAGGATGTGGTTTCTTGGACATGTATGATTAATGCTTATGCTAATCATGGACTTATTGATTGTGCTTTGGAATTTTTTTACCAGATGCCGGGGAAGAATGTGGTTTCCTGGAATTCAATAATTTGGTGTCATGTTCAAGAAGGACTTTACACGGAAGCTGTTGAGCTGTTCTACAAAATGTGTGTTTCAGGTGTGATGCCTAATGATGCTACCCTTGTTGCCATTCTTTCATCCTGCAGTCACATGGGTGATCTAgcattgggaaaacaatttcaCAATTACATTTGTGATAATAACATTACACCAAGTGTGATGCTTTGCAACGCTATAATAGATATGTATGCAAAATGTGGTGCCCTTCAGATTGCCATGGACGTCTTCTTTGGGATGCCTGAGAAGAATGTGGTGTCATGGAACGTTATTATCGGGGCACTAGCTCTGCATGGCTATGGAAAAGAAGCTATTGAGATGTTTGAGAAGATGCAGGCAAGTGGAGTTTGTCCTGATGCGATTACCTTTACCGGGTTGCTTTCTGCTTGTAGTCACAGTGGGCTTGTGGACATGGGGCAACATTATTTTGGCATGATGGTTTCGACTTTCAGGATTTCTCCTGATGTTGAACATTACTCATGCATGGTCGATCTTTTAGGGCGTCGTGGATTGTTAGGAGAAGCTATTTCGTTGATACAAAAGATGCCTATTAAACCAGATGTTGTTGTCTGGAGTGCTTTACTTGGTGCTTGTAGAATCTACGGGAATCTAACAATTGGTAAGCAAATCATGAAACAGTTATTGGAGTTGGGAAGATACGATTCAGGGCTTTACGTACTTTTGTCAAATATGTATTCAGAATCTCAAAGATGGGATGACATGAAAAATATTAGGAAAATATTGGATAAAAATGGGATAAAAAAGTGCAGGGCAATTAGCTTCATTGAAATTGATGGCTGTTGTTATCAATTTATGGTGGATGACAAAAGGAATGGAGCTTCAACCAATATATACTCTATGCTGGATCAATTAATGGATCATCTAAAGTCTGTAGGGTATCCATGTAAACATTCGGATATAGAGGGGATATACTGCTCTTATATTTAA
- the LOC123909538 gene encoding CASP-like protein ARALYDRAFT_485429 yields MMDELPGAFGTSASLTLRLGQTVFSSASLCFICLDVGFYSYTSFSFLVTVMGLAIPWSITLFMVDAYSVFIRCMPVQKRLIMIILLGDMVMSYLSLAAACSAASVTDILHQAGESHCPAKSCGRYQLSAAMAFLSWFLSSASWLFNFWLLPSL; encoded by the exons ATGATGGATGAATTGCCAGGAGCGTTTGGTACTAGCGCCAGCTTAACTCTTCGTTTGGGTCAAACTGTTTTCTCATCTGCTTCTCTTTGCTTTATCTGCTTGGATGTTGGTTTCTATTCCTACACTTCTTTCTC GTTTTTGGTAACAGTGATGGGTTTGGCAATTCCATGGAGCATAACATTGTTCATGGTAGACGCTTACTCTGTCTTCATACGTTGTATGCCGGTCCAAAAAAGACTTATAATGATAATCCTTTTGGGAGACATG GTTATGTCATATCTATCATTAGCTGCAGCATGTTCAGCAGCAAGTGTAACAGATATTCTACATCAAGCTGGTGAATCACACTGTCCTGCAAAGTCATGTGGTAGATATCAATTGTCTGCTGCTATGGCATTCTTGTCTTGGTTTCTTTCATCAGCTTCATGGCTTTTTAATTTTTGGCTTTTACCTTCTCTGTAA
- the LOC123911444 gene encoding probable LRR receptor-like serine/threonine-protein kinase At3g47570 has protein sequence MKNGSLEQWLHPEILNEEHPTKLGLGQRLNVIIDVADALHYLHQECEQLVLHCDLKPNNDLLNDDMVAHVSDFGIARLVLSIGGSSRKDTSSIGIKGTVGYAPPEYGMGSEVSTCGDMYSFGKLESSCWKYLPVEDLLMKFLKMVKICIILLQFHFLITLSRF, from the exons ATGAAAAATGGAAGCTTAGAACAATGGTTGCATCCCGAGATTTTAAATGAAGAGCATCCAACAAAATTGGGCCTTGGTCAAAGATTAAACGTAATTATCGATGTTGCTGATGCATTACATTATCTCCACCAAGAATGTGAGCAATTGGTCCTTCATTGTGATCTAAAGCCAAACAATGACCTTCTTAATGATGATATGGTTGCTCATGTGAGTGATTTTGGAATAGCAAGACTTGTCTTATCCATTGGCGGCAGCTCTCGGAAGGATACTAGTTCAATTGGAATAAAAGGAACTGTTGGGTATGCTCCTCCAG AGTACGGAATGGGTTCTGAAGTTTCCACATGTGGTGACATGTATAGCTTTGGAAAATTGGAATCCTCGTGTTGGAAATACTTACCGGTAGAAGACCTACTGATGAAGTTTTTGAAGATGGTCAAAATCTGCATAATTTTGTTGCAATTTCATTTCCTGATAACCTTATCAAGATTTTAG
- the LOC123908620 gene encoding protein NASP homolog 1, with amino-acid sequence MVEEAPTASETSVTMPQPTEPVAVIDGTLNHDERDKNGTTVNATIESDAATSSDAQKSLELAAELMDKGNKAMKENDFAEAADNFSRALEIRVAHYGELAPECVHTYYKYGCALLYKAQEEADPLGAVPKKQDGSQHGSDKDGSGKSAMNAESSTASFASNVEQDVTSNNQESEVVNVSGKNEQEDDADSDTEELAEGDEDESDLDLAWKMLDIARAIVEKQSAKTMEQVDILSTLADVALEREDFETSLSDYQKALSILEQLVEPDDRNIADINFRICLCLEVGSRPEEAIAYCEKAASVCKARLHRLTNEVKSFSDSASSASKLEGDEQTFPGSESNTSIVDKQAEIETLTGLASELEKKLDDLQQLISHPKSILAEILGIAAAKAGNGKEPSLGRVGSSQLATANSSGGFDSPTISTAHTNGSAGVTHLGVVGRGVKRSSNASAAEASISKKPALETTEDKGDGGDA; translated from the exons ATGGTTGAAGAAGCTCCAACTGCATCTGAGACTTCCGTCACAATGCCTCAACCAACTGAACCTGTAGCGGTCATCGACGGAACCCTAAACCACGACGAACGCGACAAAAATGGAACCACTGTGAACGCCACCATTGAATCCGACGCTGCAACTTCTAGCGATGCTCAGAAGTCTCTGGAATTGGCTGCTGAGCTGATGGATAAGGGAAACAAGGCTATGAAAGAGAACGATTTTGCTGAGGCTGCTGATAACTTCAGCCGTGCTCTCGAGATCAG AGTTGCTCATTATGGTGAACTTGCTCCTGAGTGTGTTCACACATACTACAAATATGGCTGTGCACTGTTATACAAGGCTCAGGAGGAAGCCGATCCTTTGGGTGCTGTTCCCAAGAAGCAGGATGGGTCTCAACATGGCTCTGATAAAGATGGATCTGGGAAAAGTGCTATGAATGCTGAATCCTCGACTGCGTCTTTTGCAAGTAATGTTGAGCAGGATGTGACTTCGAATAACCAGGAGTCAGAAGTGGTTAATG TGTCTGGTAAGAACGAGCAGGAAGATGATGCGGATAGTGACACTGAAGAGTTGGCAGAAGGTGATGAAGATGAGTCTGACCTGGATTTGGCATGGAAAATGCTTGATATTGCTAGAGCCATTGTTGAAAAGCAATCTGCCAAGACTATGGAGCAAGTGGATATACTATCAACATTGGCAGATGTTGCTTTGGAAAGAG AGGATTTTGAAACATCTCTGTCAGACTACCAGAAGGCACTATCCATCTTAGAACAGCTGGTTGAACCAGATGACAGAAACATTGCTGACAT AAATTTCCGTATATGCTTGTGTTTGGAGGTTGGTTCTAGGCCTGAAGAAGCTATTGCTTATTGTGAGAAAGCGGCATCTGTTTGTAAGGCACGTTTACATCGTCTCACAAATGAAGTGAAGAGTTTTTCAGATTCGGCATCTTCTGCTTCCAAGTTAGAGGGGGATGAACAAACATTCCCTGGATCTGAGTCTAATACCTCAATTGTGGATAAACAAGCAGAAATTGAAACTCTTACAGGTCTCGCAAGTGAACTGGAAAAGAAG CTTGATGATCTACAACAGTTAATCTCGCACCCAAAATCCATTCTCGCTGAGATCCTAGGAATAGCAGCTGCCAAGGCAGGCAATGGAAAGGAACCATCTCTAGGAAGAGTGGGCTCCTCACAGTTGGCTACTGCCAACAGCAGTGGAGGCTTTGACTCTCCAACCATTTCAACCGCTCACACCAATGGATCTGCTGGAGTCACACACCTTGGTGTGGTAGGAAGAGGAGTTAAGCGATCATCAAATGCTAGTGCGGCAGAAGCAAGCATATCAAAGAAACCAGCATTAGAAACAACTGAAGACAAAGGTGATGGAGGCGACGCGTGA
- the LOC123904155 gene encoding probable LRR receptor-like serine/threonine-protein kinase At3g47570, which yields MFQGNIPPSIGNCQKLQYLELSHNKLRGTIPSEVFTLFSLSNLLNLSHNSLSGSLPREVGLLKNIDVLDISENHLSGDIPTTIGECISLEYLYLQGNSFNGTIPSSFASLKGLRYLDLSRNQLSGSIPDVMQNITLLEHLNVSFNMLDGEVPTNGVFGNVSQVEMIGNNKLCGGISLMHLPPCPIKGTKHTKHYKFRLIAVTVSVVSFILILSFIITIYWMRKRNQKRSFDSPTIDQLAKISYQELHQGTDGFSPTNLIGLGSFGSVYKANLVSEDHVVAVKVLNLQKKGAHKSFIVECNGKRISCCYSRTL from the coding sequence ATGTTCCAAGGAAATATTCCTCCAAGCATAGGAAACTGtcaaaaattacaatatttagaACTTTCACATAATAAGCTTAGAGGAACCATACCTTCAGAGGTTTTcactcttttttctttatcaaaCTTATTGAATTTGTCACATAACTCATTGAGTGGGAGCTTACCAAGAGAAGTGGGTTTGCTGAAAAACATTGATGTACTAGATATCTCCGAGAATCATCTCTCTGGCGATATTCCTACAACAATTGGTGAATGTATAAGCTTAGAATACCTTTATTTGCAAGGTAACTCCTTCAACGGAACAATACCATCCTCTTTTGCATCTCTCAAAGGTCTTAGATATTTAGACCTTTCAAGAAATCAATTGTCTGGATCAATTCCTGATGTTATGCAAAATATCACTCTTTTAGAACATTTGAATGTATCTTTTAACATGTTGGATGGTGAGGTACCAACAAATGGTGTCTTTGGAAATGTAAGCCAAGTAGAAATGATTGGAAACAATAAGCTTTGTGGAGGTATTTCATTGATGCATCTACCACCATGCCCTATCAAGGGTACGAAACAcacaaaacattataaattcagGTTGATAGCAGTGACAGTTAGTGTGGTTTCTTTTATTCTCATACTTTCATTCATTATAACTATCTACTGGATGAGGAAAAGAAATCAAAAACGATCTTTTGATTCACCTACAATTGATCAACTAGCTAAGATTTCATACCAAGAATTGCATCAAGGAACTGACGGGTTCTCGCCTACAAACTTGATCGGATTAGGAAGTTTTGGTTCTGTCTACAAAGCAAATCTTGTGTCGGAAGATCATGTTGTTGCCGTAAAGGTCCTGAACCTCCAAAAAAAGGGAGCTCACAAGAGTTTCATTGTTGAATGTAATGGGAAACGGATTTCCTGCTGTTACAGCAGGACGCTGTAA